In Melospiza georgiana isolate bMelGeo1 chromosome 8, bMelGeo1.pri, whole genome shotgun sequence, one genomic interval encodes:
- the FFAR4 gene encoding free fatty acid receptor 4 gives MPVSRGTPGWNKTYFPFFSDFRGHNVTALRIGESCALAFIFVLSLAGNIWGICLLVRRHRRLCAANCLVLNLFCADLLFITAMPFIAVVRWTESWVLGNFVCHLLLYVVSLSGTVILLSLSAVSLERFVSIARLRHAAFRRRKVLAAAVLLIWGLAAIATLPLCCFFTVVRLPAPAGQDIYICTLDWPSTAGETVWDTTFAIVFFLIPGFIIVISYSKILQITKASRRSLNAGLAYPEHHQIRVSQQDYKLFRALFLLMISFFIMWTPIIVIIFLILVQNFKEDLNILPSVFFWIVLFTFANSAVNPILYNVAYFRRKCEEIFLCCTGNPERHRAGTETTVRRSNHEQPHLSFITR, from the exons ATGCCCGTGTCCAGGGGCACACCAGGATGGAATAAGACCTATTTCCCCTTCTTCTCGGACTTCAGGGGCCACAATGTGACGGCCTTGCGCATCGGCGAGTCATGTGCCCTGGCCTTCATCTTCGTGTTGTCGTTGGCAGGAAACATCTGGGGCATCTGCCTGCTGGTGAGGCGGCACCGCCGGCTCTGCGCCGCCAACTGCCTCGTCCTCAACCTCTTCTGCGCCGACCTGCTCTTCATCACTGCCATGCCCTTCATCGCCGTCGTGCGCTGGACCGAGTCCTGGGTGCTGGGCAACTTCGTTTGCCACCTGCTCCTCTATGTGGTGAGCTTGAGCGGCACCGTCATCCTCCTCTCCCTGTCGGCCGTCAGCCTGGAGCGCTTCGTCAGCATCGCCCGGCTGCGCCACGCCGCCTTCCGCCGCCGCAAGGTGCTGGCCGCCGCCGTGCTCCTCATCTGGGGCCTCGCCGCCATCGCCACCCTCCCgctctgctgcttcttcacCGTGGTGCGGCTGCCCGCCCCCGCCGGCCAG GACATTTATATTTGCACCCTGGATtggcccagcactgcaggagaaACAGTCTGGGATACAACCTTtgccattgttttctttctgatacCAGGATTCATCATTGTCATCAGTTACTCCAAAATCTTACAG ATTACAAAAGCATCAAGAAGAAGTTTAAATGCTGGTTTAGCCTATCCAGAACATCATCAGATTCGTGTTTCCCAGCAAGACTACAAACTATTCCGAGCCCTTTTTTTGTTGATGATCTCTTTCTTCATTATGTGGACTCCAATaatagtaattatttttttaattttagttcaGAACTTCAAAgaagatttaaatattttgccaTCAGTTTTCTTCTGGATAGTATTATTCACTTTTGCCAACTCTGCAGTCAATCCAATTCTGTATAATGTTGCCTATTTCAGACGTAAATGTGAGGAAATTTTTCTCTGTTGTACAGGGAACCCTGAAAGGCATAGAGCAGGTACAGAAACCACAGTAAGAAGAAGTAACCATGAACAGCCACATTTGTCTTTCATTACCAGATAA